In a genomic window of Candidatus Rokuibacteriota bacterium:
- a CDS encoding menaquinone biosynthesis decarboxylase, which produces MPFADLREFIAHLEGRGQLRRVAAPVTRDLEITEIADRISRGPAERNVALLFERVEGFSTPVLINAFGAPGRMAAALGVERLDDLSARVAHLLDLKMPGTLFEKLRKLGDLFDLAKAGPRRVRSAPCQEVVETAAPSLAELPILRCWPGDAGRYITLPMVITRDPVAGARNVGMYRLQVYDDRTLGMHWQVHKGSAEHHRVAEEQSRSRMEVAVALGGDPAAIYAASAPLPPGIDEMVFAGWLRGAGVPMVACKTVDLEVPAGAEVVLEGYVDPAERRVEGPFGDHTGYYSLAREYPVFHLTAVTRRKHPIYPTTIVGRPPQEDYWLGKATERIFLPIIRLLLPEVVDMNMPAAGVFHNLVIVSIRKRYPGQARKVMYALWGLGLMMLAKTIVVVSDTVNVHDLSEVAWRATGNIDPRRDLVVIEGPTDDLDHAALRHRFGGKLGVDATEKSAMDDIGQPWPDEIVMSEEIRTLVTRRWPEYGL; this is translated from the coding sequence TTCATCGCGCATCTGGAAGGCCGGGGACAGCTCCGGCGCGTGGCGGCCCCCGTCACGCGCGACCTCGAGATCACGGAGATCGCCGACCGGATCTCGCGAGGCCCCGCGGAGCGGAACGTGGCGCTGCTCTTCGAGCGCGTCGAGGGCTTCTCCACGCCCGTCCTCATCAACGCCTTCGGCGCTCCGGGGCGCATGGCCGCGGCGCTGGGCGTGGAGCGTCTCGACGATCTCTCCGCCCGCGTGGCGCACCTCCTGGACCTCAAGATGCCCGGCACCCTCTTCGAGAAGCTGCGCAAGCTCGGCGACCTCTTCGATCTCGCCAAGGCCGGGCCCAGGCGCGTGCGATCGGCGCCCTGCCAGGAAGTGGTGGAGACCGCGGCGCCGAGCCTCGCGGAGCTGCCGATCCTCCGCTGCTGGCCGGGGGACGCCGGCCGTTACATCACGCTGCCGATGGTCATCACCCGCGATCCCGTCGCGGGCGCACGCAACGTGGGCATGTACCGCCTGCAGGTGTACGACGACCGCACGCTCGGCATGCACTGGCAGGTCCACAAGGGCTCGGCCGAGCACCACCGCGTGGCGGAGGAGCAGTCGCGGAGCCGCATGGAGGTGGCCGTCGCGCTGGGCGGGGACCCCGCCGCCATCTACGCGGCCTCCGCCCCGCTGCCGCCGGGCATCGACGAGATGGTCTTCGCGGGGTGGCTCCGCGGCGCCGGGGTGCCCATGGTGGCCTGCAAGACCGTGGACCTCGAGGTCCCGGCCGGGGCCGAGGTCGTGCTGGAGGGCTACGTGGACCCGGCCGAGCGCCGCGTGGAAGGCCCCTTCGGCGATCACACCGGCTACTACTCGCTGGCCCGTGAGTACCCGGTGTTCCACCTGACGGCGGTGACACGGCGCAAGCACCCCATCTACCCCACGACCATCGTCGGCCGCCCGCCGCAGGAGGACTACTGGCTGGGTAAGGCCACGGAGCGGATCTTCCTGCCCATCATCCGCCTGCTGCTTCCCGAGGTCGTGGACATGAACATGCCGGCCGCGGGCGTCTTCCACAACCTGGTCATCGTCTCCATCCGCAAGCGCTATCCGGGGCAGGCGCGCAAGGTGATGTACGCCCTCTGGGGGCTCGGGCTCATGATGCTCGCCAAGACCATCGTGGTCGTGTCCGACACCGTCAACGTCCATGATCTCTCGGAGGTGGCCTGGCGGGCCACGGGCAACATCGACCCTCGGCGCGACCTCGTGGTCATCGAGGGCCCCACGGACGACCTCGACCACGCCGCCCTCCGCCACCGCTTCGGCGGCAAGCTCGGCGTGGACGCCACCGAGAAGAGTGCCATGGACGACATCGGCCAGCCCTGGCCCGACGAGATCGTCATGAGCGAGGAAATTCGCACCCTCGTCACCCGCCGCTGGCCCGAATACGGCCTGTAG
- the queD gene encoding 6-carboxytetrahydropterin synthase QueD, whose amino-acid sequence MELQTSYTFDAAHRIRGHAGKCAGLHGHTYRLELTVSAERLDPLGMVMDFEDLRELVRKAVLDQWDHATLLAADDPLAEAIASVQHEAPDRVVRLDGNPTAELLTREAWSAIERALPAHVRLERVAIRETPTSGSALARSRP is encoded by the coding sequence ATGGAGCTGCAGACCTCCTACACCTTCGACGCGGCTCACAGGATCCGCGGGCATGCGGGCAAGTGCGCCGGGCTGCACGGCCACACGTATCGGCTCGAGCTCACCGTCAGCGCCGAGCGGCTCGATCCTCTCGGCATGGTCATGGACTTCGAGGACCTGCGCGAGCTGGTGCGCAAGGCCGTCCTCGACCAGTGGGACCACGCGACGCTCCTGGCCGCCGACGACCCGCTCGCGGAGGCCATCGCCTCGGTCCAGCACGAGGCGCCCGACAGGGTGGTGCGGCTCGACGGCAATCCCACGGCCGAGCTCCTGACGCGGGAGGCGTGGAGCGCCATCGAGCGCGCGCTGCCGGCGCACGTCAGGCTCGAGCGCGTCGCCATCCGCGAGACACCGACCTCGGGCAGCGCCCTTGCCCGCTCCCGGCCATGA
- a CDS encoding class I SAM-dependent methyltransferase — MREPALGAGPDKARFVSQMFSRIARHYDLMNGLMTFGMHHSWRRAAARQTIPSPEGPALDLATGTGDLALELRETHPHRGVVGADFSEGMLAVALEKIRHAGGHGRIRLVAADALALPFQDRAFACVTSAFLLRNLTDLGLGLAEMRRVTRPGGRVVALEITQVEAPGFRPLFRFYFHRVVPQIGRLVARDGEAYAYLPQSVDRFLSPADLAHLMESAGLRGVTWRRLGLGSVTIHTGIA, encoded by the coding sequence ATGAGGGAGCCCGCGCTCGGCGCCGGGCCGGACAAGGCCCGCTTCGTCAGCCAGATGTTCTCGCGCATCGCGCGCCACTACGACTTGATGAACGGCCTCATGACCTTCGGCATGCACCACTCGTGGCGGCGCGCGGCGGCCCGGCAGACCATCCCCTCGCCCGAAGGGCCGGCGCTGGACCTGGCCACGGGCACGGGCGACCTCGCCCTCGAGCTGCGCGAGACCCATCCCCACCGGGGCGTCGTGGGCGCCGACTTCTCCGAAGGGATGCTCGCCGTGGCGCTCGAGAAGATCCGCCACGCCGGGGGCCACGGCCGGATCCGTCTCGTGGCGGCAGATGCGCTGGCCCTGCCCTTCCAGGACCGCGCCTTCGCCTGCGTCACCTCGGCCTTCCTGCTGCGTAACCTCACCGACCTCGGCCTGGGGCTGGCCGAGATGCGGCGGGTGACCCGCCCCGGCGGGCGCGTGGTGGCGCTCGAGATCACTCAGGTGGAGGCGCCGGGCTTCCGGCCGCTCTTCCGCTTCTACTTCCACCGCGTCGTGCCGCAGATCGGGCGCCTCGTGGCGCGCGACGGCGAGGCGTACGCCTATCTTCCCCAGTCGGTGGACCGCTTTCTCTCGCCGGCCGATCTCGCGCATCTGATGGAGTCGGCGGGGCTGCGGGGCGTGACCTGGCGCCGCCTCGGCCTCGGCTCCGTCACCATCCACACCGGCATCGCCTGA
- a CDS encoding UbiA family prenyltransferase, with translation MSEPGAVHHFLDAIKFEHTVFALPFAYVAMVLAADGWPGWRVLLWVTLAMVGARTLAMSVNRLADRWLDALNPRTRSRHLPSGLLRPGPVAAAALLSGALLLASAAMLNPLCLALSPLAVLFLVGYSYTKRFTWLSHWILGFTDGIAAAGGWIAVRATFDPPVFILWFALTVWIAGFDLIYACQDAAFDRAAGLHSVPARFGIAAALRTAQACHVLTVGAFAALGWAMGLGLLYWAGVLVVAGLLVYEHSLVSPTDLSRLDMAFFNVNGYIAVIFFAAVLAGRWA, from the coding sequence ATGAGCGAGCCGGGCGCGGTTCACCACTTCCTCGACGCCATCAAGTTCGAGCACACCGTCTTCGCTCTGCCCTTCGCCTACGTGGCGATGGTGCTGGCGGCCGACGGCTGGCCCGGCTGGCGCGTCCTCCTCTGGGTGACGCTGGCGATGGTCGGGGCGCGCACGCTGGCCATGAGCGTCAACCGCCTCGCGGATCGCTGGCTCGACGCGCTCAACCCGCGAACACGGTCCCGGCACCTGCCGTCGGGCCTCCTCCGCCCCGGGCCGGTGGCCGCCGCCGCGCTGCTCTCCGGCGCGCTCCTCCTCGCCTCGGCGGCGATGCTCAACCCGCTCTGCCTGGCGCTCTCGCCGCTGGCCGTCCTCTTCCTCGTGGGCTACTCCTACACCAAGCGCTTCACCTGGCTCTCGCACTGGATCCTGGGCTTCACCGACGGCATCGCCGCCGCCGGCGGGTGGATCGCGGTGCGCGCCACCTTCGACCCGCCCGTCTTCATCCTTTGGTTCGCGCTGACGGTGTGGATCGCGGGCTTCGACCTCATCTACGCCTGCCAGGACGCGGCCTTCGACCGGGCGGCGGGGCTCCACTCGGTTCCGGCGCGCTTCGGCATCGCGGCGGCGCTGCGCACCGCCCAGGCCTGCCACGTCCTCACGGTGGGCGCCTTCGCCGCCCTGGGCTGGGCCATGGGGCTCGGGCTCCTCTACTGGGCGGGGGTGCTGGTGGTGGCCGGGCTCCTCGTCTACGAGCACTCGCTGGTCTCGCCCACCGACCTCTCGCGGCTGGACATGGCCTTCTTCAACGTCAACGGCTACATCGCCGTGATCTTCTTCGCGGCGGTGCTCGCGGGGCGCTGGGCATGA